The DNA sequence GCGAAAAACGGAAGAGCGCTCTTTACGGCTGGTCCAGAAGCCGTGAAGCAGAAGCGCTATTATAGCGATCGCGCCAACAACGATTAATATCAGACGCAAATCCTGCATCATTGTATTCTCTGTTGTTCCAATACCTTGCCACCGCGGCAAACTTTATCCCCTAACTGTATTTGCCCGGCTGCACAAGTGCAAGTCTGTACAGTATTTTCTGACAAATAAGCGTATTTAGACACGCTTATTTGCTGTTTTTTCGCGCAAAACCCCTCTGGTCAGCGCAAGCAGCTGGGTTATTATAGCCCGGCTCAGGCTGCCTAACAGAGGAAAACAGGACATGGCCCTTCAACGAACTCACGTTTCCGGTAACGGAATTCACTATTTTGCGCAGGGATGGCGACTGATAAACCTGCCCGGGATCCGCCGTTTCGTGATCGTTCCTCTGGTACTCAACTTTTTGTTAATGGGCGGCGCGTTTATCTGGCTATTCCTGCAACTGGGGCACTGGCTGCCTGCCATGATGGCTTATGTGCCTGACTGGCTTCAGTGGCTCAGCTATTTGCTTTGGCCTCTGACGGTGATCTCTGTCGTGCTGGTATTCAGCTATTTCTTTTCAACGGTGGCTAACTGGATAGCCGCGCCGTTTTGCGGGCTGCTCGCCGAGCAACTGGAAGCAAAGCTGACCGGAAAACCGCTACCCGACAGCGGCTGGGCCGGTATGGTGCGTGATATACCGCGTATAATGAAACGTGAATGGCAAAAACTGGCCTGGTATCTGCCGCGCGCGCTGTTACTGTTCCTGCTCTATTTCATTCCAGGTTTT is a window from the Pantoea sp. CCBC3-3-1 genome containing:
- the cysZ gene encoding sulfate transporter CysZ, which produces MALQRTHVSGNGIHYFAQGWRLINLPGIRRFVIVPLVLNFLLMGGAFIWLFLQLGHWLPAMMAYVPDWLQWLSYLLWPLTVISVVLVFSYFFSTVANWIAAPFCGLLAEQLEAKLTGKPLPDSGWAGMVRDIPRIMKREWQKLAWYLPRALLLFLLYFIPGFGQTVAPVLWFLFSAWMLSIQYCDYPFDNHKVSFKQMRSALKQNKTDVMQFGALVSLFTMVPVLNLAIMPVAVCGATAMWVDHYRNALGRVR